The Tenuifilum thalassicum genome includes the window TTGTTTGAGCCACGTTTTAACTCAAACCCCGATGATTTAGGGCTAAGCAAAAAGATACGTTCACTTATGTCGGCTAACAAGTGCTTGTCTCATCCTCTTTATTTAAATGCTAGCATGAAAGTGTTTGAAAAGGAGCCAAGTGCCGATTTAGCTTTGGATATTGCTAGGTTACAGTATGAGGCAAAAAATCCTAAGCTTGCTGAAAAGTATTATAATGAGGCTGTTAACCTTGAGTCGAACGTTGAGCAGCGTGCAAACATATACTACGAGTTAGCCCTATTAACTTTTACTGAGTTGAAAAATCTTCCTAAAGCTCGTGAAATTGCATTAAAAGCAATTGCTGAGAATCCCAATATGGGTAAAGCATATAAGCTTATAGGTGATATGTATGCAAGCGAGCGTAACTGTGGAAGCAACGATTTTGAAAAGAAAACAGTTTATTGGGCTGCTGTTGACAAGTACTACAAGGCTAAACAGGTTGATTCTGAACTCGCTGATGCAATGGATAACCTAATTAACACTTATAGCCAATACTTCCCTTCTAAAGAAGATATTTTCTTCTACGATTTTAAAGAAGGAGACTCTTATACCGTAGGTTGTTGGATTAACGAACGTACCACAATTAGAGCACGTAGGTAGATGTTGGTTACTACTGAATGGAAACTAAAGAATATGTTAGTAGTCCTCACTTTAGTGGGGACTACTGCTCTTTTGGTAGCCTGTAAGACCAATAAAGAAGCTGTAATTTACTTTTCTGATATTAAGAAAACTCCTGGAGTAACTGTTTATAACTCAGAGGTAACATACACCGAGCAGGGGCGTCTCTTACTTAAGGTTCTTGCACCTGAAACAATCTACTATCAGTTTGCCGAAGAGCCGTATACTGAGTTTCCAAAAGGCATTACCGTTTACACTTACGATAAGGAGTTGAATAAAGAGTCGAGCCTTACAGCAAACTATGCAATCTACTACGAGAAAAAAATGCTTTGGCAAGCAAAAAATAATGTTATTGCAAAAAACCGAAAGGGCGAAGAACTTTATACCGAGGAATTGTATTGGGATCAGAAAAAGCACATTATATATTCCGATGTCAATGTAAAAATAAATGGAATTAATGGTGTGGTTTATGGTAAGGGAATGATTGCCGATGAGAATTTTGAAAATTGGGAGGTCAAGAACCCATACAGCGGGGAGTTTGAGTTTGAACAGTAGTATGAATTATTATATTTACATGGATTGCATTGTCTTGCAATCCTTTTTTTGTACCTTTAGCTTTAGAAAATAAAAAGTTAGCTTTCATGAAAAATATAGCATATATTCTTGAACTTATTTGGTTAGCCTTAGCAATCTTTTGTTTAGCTACTGGAGTTTGGGCTACCCTTAAGACAGGATTCAGATCAGCTATGTATTTTTTATATTTTCAGTTGTCGCTTTTTTGATGTATTTACTTCGAAGAAGTAAAAGAAAGAAACTTGAGAATCAGAATTAAAAAATGGGAACCCAACTTGTAGTTGTTGCATTAGCTATAATTTTTTCTGCTTTTTTTTCAGGAGTTGAGATAGCCTTCCTATCCTCAAACAAATTGCGTTTTGAACTTGAGCGCAAACATGGGCGATTAACATCCCGCATATTAGATATATTTTACAGAAACAAGGAGCAATTTATTGCTACTATGTTGGTTGGTAACAATATCACATTAGTTATTTATGGTATTGTTACTGCAAACATTCTAACACCATTGCTAAAGGGTATTGAGGAGTTCCCAACATTGCTTCTACTGATTCAAACACTAATTGCTACAGCAGTAATACTGTTAACAGGCGAGTTCTTACCTAAATCGATTTTTCGCCAGTATTCAAACTCTCTAATGAACTTTTTTGCATTCCCAATCCTTTTGTTTTATGTGATATTTTACCCCATTAGCAAGTTTATTACCTGGTTATCGTACTGGATTCTTCGTATTGCCTTTCGACTTAAAATTAATAGAGCACACGATAATAAGATATTTGGGAAAGTCGATTTAGACCATCTGGTTGAGCAAGCGGCATCTGCCGATGAAAAAAGTGAAGAACAGGAGCTGAAGATATTTCAAAAGGCCTTAGATTTTTCTGAGGTTCGAATTAGGGACTGCATGATACCTCGCACCGATATAGAGGCTGTTGATATTAACGATACGATAGATAATCTTAAGAAAGTATTCGTTGAAACTATGTACTCAAGATTACCAGTCTATAAGGACAGTATCGATAATATAATTGGATATGTTAACTCAAAGTCTCTATTTCTGAACCCAAAATCTATAAAAGACCATCTCATTGATATTGAATTTTTTCCTGAAACCATGAAAGCAAACGAGGCTCTTACTCATTTTATTAAGGGGCATAAAAGTATTGCAGTAGTGGTTGATGAGTTTGGTGGCACAGCTGGCCTTGTTACAATTGAAGATATAATAGAAGAGATTTTTGGTGAAATTGATGATGAACACGACAGGAACGATTTGGTTGAGAAAAAACTATCCGATACAGAATATATACTTTCTGCAAGGGTAGAGGTATCGCACATCAATGAGGTTTATGGGCTTGAAATACCAGAATCGGATGAGTATGAAACAATTGCGGGGTTTATCTTACATCATCACCAAAGTATCCCCAAACCAGGCGATATTGTTAATATTGACATGTATGAGTTTAAAATTCTAAAAACGAATAAAACCCGAATTGAACTTGTTCGGTTAACAATTAATCGGTAAAAAATTGATGCTAATAAATTGCTTATAAGTGAAAATTACTATATTCGTGGCTCAAAAATTAGTATTGTACCTTAAAATATACTTGTAAATGGCAACACTTGAAAGAATTAGAAACCGTGCAGGAGTTTTGGTTTCCATAGTTATTGGATTGGCTTTATTTGCCTTTATACTAGGTGACTTCTTATCATCGGGAGGCGCGTTTTTTAATCGTTCGCAAATGGAGATTGCTGAGATAGCAGGAAACTCTATCTCGTATGAGGATTTTCAAGCAAAGGTAAATGAGAATGAATACCTTCAAAAACTTTTTTCTAACCAAACCTCGCTTAACGAGCAACAGATGTTGAAAATTCGTGAGCAAGTTTGGCAAGATCTTCTCCGTGCAAATATCCTGAACGATGAGTATAACAAGTTAGGATTATCAATTCATCCCGACGAACTCTTCGATATGGTTCAAGGCCGAAATATTCATCCTTTTATCAGACAACAATTTGGCGATCCTCAAACTGGAGAGGTCAACAAGGCCTTTATAACGAACTTCCTTAAGAATATGGATAGAGATCCCAAAGCTAAAGTTTACTGGCTTTTCTTGGAAAAAGAAATACAAAAGGATCGTTTGTTCAGTAAGTACCTCACTCTTATTCGTAAGGGATTAGGAGTAACCTCGTTGCAAGCAAACAAAGCCTTTAACGAACGCGTTACTAAAATTAATTTCGATTACTTAGTGCAAACATATCAGTCAGTACCCGATTCAGTGGTTGAGGTTACCGAAAGCGATATAAAAGATTACTATGAGGTTCATACAAATGATTATAAGCAAACTGCTTCACGCGACATAGAATATGTTGTTTTTCCGATTTCACCTTCAGATGAAGATGTTAAAGATGCCGAAGATTGGATGAAGAAAGCATATGAAGAGTTCTCTACTACAACTGATCCCAAGCAATATGTTACTCTTAACTCAGACTCTAAATTTGACTCAAAATACTATAAGAAATCAGAACTTCCCGAAAACATTAGCGAATGGGCATTTAGCAACACTGTTGGAAGCGTAAGCGAAATTTATCGAGATGGCGATAGTTTTAAAGTTAACAGAATTATAGAATTTAAAATGCTTCCCGACAGCGTAAAGGCTCGTCATATTTTAATTAGCCCTAAAGGGCAAACACCAGATGCTAAAAGCGCAGCTAAAGCTAAAGCTGACAGTATTCTAAACGTATTAAAACGTAGTGGAAGCTGGAGCAAATTGGCCGCAAAATATTCCGATGATCCTGGTTCAAAAGATAAAGGCGGTGATTTGGGTTGGTTCCCTAGTGGTATGATGGTTCCTGAGTTTGACCATGCCGCATTCAACGGAGCATTGGGAGAACTTCAACTTGTAGAAACACAATTCGGATATCATATTCTTCAAGTTACAAGAAGAGGTAAAGAGTTTAATAAGGTACAAATTGCTACTTTAGAAAGGAAAATCGTACCAAGTTCAGTTACAACTTCTAAAGTTTATAACCAAGCTGCTGCTTTTGCTGGAAACAATAGAACCTACGACAAGTTTGTTTCTGCAGCCGATGAAAGCAACTATGTTCGCAGGGTAGCTAATAATCTTCTTCCAAATGATAGAAACATTGCAGGACTCGATCAGCCAAGAGAGCTTATTCGTTGGGCATATCGTGCCGAAAAAGGAGACGTTTCCGATGTAATGCAAATAGGTGACAGTTACATTGTTGCCGCCCTAACAGAGGTTCGCGAAGAGGGTATCGCACCATTAAAACAGGTGTTAACCGATGTACGTTTCCGTGCTCTACGTGAGAAAAAGGCTGAATATCTTATAAATAAAACTAAAGAAGCAATGTCCGGCAAAGCTGATATTAATGCTTTAGCTCAAGAACTAGGATTAGCAGTTGCATCTGCTGAGAATGTTTCGTTAAGTTCGCTTACTGTTCCAAATGCAGGTATTGAGCCAGCTGTTATTGGTGTAGCTTCTGTTTCAGAAGAGGGACAGCTAACCGGCCCTGTTAAAGGTAACAATGGAGTATTTGTATTTACCTTAACATCTAAGGTAAAAGAAGAAGGTGATGCTACCATGGAGAAGACTAGAATAGCTAACATGTATCAATCAAGGGCATACTATGAAGTTTTTGAGGCTTTAAAGAAGAATGCCGACATCATTGATAAACGATATAACTTCTATTAATAGTTAAATATTTTTTTTTATCAAGCTGGGATACTATTTAGTGGTATCCCAGTTTTGTTATATGTAAAAATATTTGAAACGTATCCTTTTTCTTTGTAACTTGTGAAACTGTTTATAAATCTAACTTTTAGTCTATGAGAAGAACGAAGTTGATTATTCCACTGGTGGGCATGCTCACTATGGTAGGATGCTACGATTTTTCAAACTTTGATAATATAAAGGTAGAGCCTTTCTCTCCAAGGGTTGTGTTCCCTCTAGTGAACTCATCAGTCACATTTGATGAGGTACTAGAACAGGCCGATTCGAGTTCGCTTATCTATACTAAACCTGGAGATAACAAGTATTACGTATCGTTTAGAGATACCATAGCGCTTTATGATGCTTTATCGAACTATAGTATTCCTGATTTTACCTTTAGCGATGCGTTCAGCGTTGATGCCTCGGAAGTCCCTCCATTGCCTGTTCCTAGTGGGCAAACACTTACTTTACCTTCTAAAAGCCTAACTCAAACCTATGCCCCTATAGCTGATGGTGAGATTAAAAGCGTTAAACTCTCTGCTGGTACACTAAGTATTAGAATAGTTAATAATTTTCAAAATAGTATTTCTGGTACACTTGTAATAAACTCTTTACTTGATGAGACCGGAAATCCCTTAACCTTTATTATCCCCGAAACCTTTCCCTCACAGGAATATAATGACAATGCTCAACTAGCCAACGGAACAGTTTACCTCCAGGTGGGCTCAAGCTACAACACCTTTCAGATCACCGCTGACTTGACTGTCCATTCGCTTGGAAACCCTATATCGACTAACGATAATGCAGCCATTGAAGTTAGCATTAATGGCTTAGACTTTGAATATATTCAAGGTAAAATCAACTCAATCCTTCCTCTTGATGACATCAATCTGGATTTGGGAACCTTTGAGAATTCATACGATGCAGATTTTTATATTTCTGAACCTAAACTAACCATGATTTTTGAGAATAGCTTTGGAATCCCAATTGCTTTTAACATTATTAACTTTGATGGAACAAATACAAATACCAATGAACAGGTAAGCATGGTAAATGAGGGCACACCACCTTCAAATTCGTTACTATTAACAGGTTCAAATGCCATTGATTTTGTTACTAATATTTTATCTGCCGATCCCGTTCATGATTCATTATACCTCGATCAGGATAACTCAAATCTTGAAGATTTCTTAAATATTGCTCCTAATAGAATACTAATTAAACCTACAGTCACTCTAGGTGATGCTACAGATAACCACGACTTCTTTATTCGGAAAAGCTCAGAGCTTAACTTGATAAACGAAATTGAAATTCCTTTAGCTGGACGGATTAATAATCTTGTTGTTAGCGATACAATTGACGTTGAAATACCCGATATTGAAAATGACCTAAATATTGCAAGTGATAACAATTTGCATGTTAAGCTGAAGTTTAAATTTGAAAATGGGATTCCTCTTGATATCTATTTTCAAGGTGTTTTCCTAGATGATAATAATACTGAACTTGCTAACCTATACGACAACACTAATGAGCAGCTAATAATAAAGAGCTCAACTATAAATCCAGCAACTGGCAGAACACAATCTCCTTCAATTCAATATTCAAGCATTGAGTTTGATAATGTGAAATATGAAAAGATTAAAAATGCTACTAAGATGATTATGAGGTATCGTATTGAAAGTGGTGGGGGAATTGGACAAAATGTTGTTATAGAATCTACCAATTCAATTACAGCGCATTTAAGTTTTGATTTTGAAGGAACTGTTAAACCATAGGACTTACAAAACCCGAAATATGCAAAAAATGAGAAGATATATTTTTATTGCAATTCTATTGGTTACCACATACATAGCAAAAGCACAACCCGAGGTAACCCTTCCCTATATGCATAATGTATTTCAGGCTTCATTTGTTAACCCAACAATAATGCCTGAGCATACATTTAGCACTGGATTTAGCGTATTTGGACAGGCCATTAGCAATGGCTTTCAGCCAACCAACTTTATGAGTTACCGTACCGATACCATGTACGTTAACCTTAATAGCCTTTTGGGCGACATGAATGATAAGAATATGATTTATTTAGCACAAAATGCAGATCTTTTCCATATCCGTGCCAAAGTGCTATCGTCGTATTTTTGGTTTGCTATCAGGCAAAACTCATCTGTTACATTACAGTATCCTAGCGATTTATTTCGCGTTGCCATAGAGGGTAATCAGCCTTTTGTCGGTTCTTCAATCGACCTGTCGAACCTTAAATCGGACATATCGTTTTATAACGAATACACAATTGGATACTTAAAAGATTTGCCCCGTTGGACCTTTGCAGGTAGAATTAGCATTCTGCAAGGGTTGGCAAACTTAAACTTTAATCCAGATGTGTTAAAGGTTGAAATTGACACAGCTTTTGCTCACACTGGAGTTGCCGATGCAAGAATGAGAACTGCTGGCCTACCTCACAATGCCGATGGCGATATTAACTTTGATGGTGTAGATGACCAATGGGCTCTGAATAAGTTCTCATCGTTTGCAAACAAAGGGTTTGCAATAAGCGGAGGAGCAACATTCAAGTATGACGAAAGGCTTAACCTATCGTTCTCATTTTACGATTTAGGTTTCATTAAGTGGAAAACAGATGTTCAAACATACACGCTAAAAGGTCAGAGCTCATTTAGCGGATTTGACATTTTGAGCGATTTACTTGCTGGAAATGATTTTGATGTAGATTCTGTTATTCAAGATATGGAGGATGATTTTACTCGCGATACAATTTCTTCATCATACACAACATGGTTGAATCCCAAATTTAACTTTACAGCAAACTATCAGCTGGCAAGAAGAACAATGGTAGGTGTTACATTTGCAGCATTTGTAAACAGGAGGTTTTACCCCTCGGTATCAATTGGAATATCACAAGGAGTTGGTCGGTTTTTCCAAGTTGTTGGAACGGCATCGGTTTACCAACGTTCTATCCCAAATTTAGGTGTGGGTTTAGTGTTTAAACCTGGTCCATTTCAGTTCTTTGTGGTGGCCGATAATTTAAGGCCAATCGCTAAACCTTTGTCGTTTACTAATGCAAATGTGAGGGTTGGTCTAAACCTTGTGTTTGGAAGAGTTTATCAACCACAAGGATTACCTTATAAATAGTAGTTAACATGAAAAAAAGCATTTCGCCATTAAATTTTTTAAAGTTGAATAAGATGAAACGAAATCATTTGAATAGAATCATCATATTTCTGCTTGTTTCTGCTTGCAGCTTTAATTTGGGAGCACAAACCTCGTTTAAACCTCAGAAACTAGGTGAAGCGATAAATAGCAATTTTGCCGAAATAAACCCTATTCTCCATCCCGATGGTAAAACCTTGTTCTTTACTAGGGTTAACCATCCTGAAAACCACTTTGGGGGTGTTGACAGCCAAGACATTTGGTACACTGTACTTAATGAAGATGGCACTTGGTCTAAGGCAAAGCGTTTGCCAAACACTGTGAACATTGGAAGATATAATGCAATTTTTGGAATTCTTGAGGATGGGAAAACCTTTATCATCAATGGTCATTTTTCAGAAAACGGTAAGCAATGGCTCGATAGAGGCTTATCGGTTATTGAGCGCCTTGATGACAGCACCTGGAGTAAACCAGTACCTTTAATGGTGCGTGGATTGAGAAGAATGAATAGGGGATTAACCACCACCGCTTACATGACTCCAGATGGTAAGTACTTGTTGCTTTCCTTTAGTAAAAAAGCTGGAGGAAAAAATCATAAAATATATCTTTCTGAGAAAACCGATAATGGTTATAGTAAACCTCAAAAACTAAAAATAGGTGTTGGAAAAAAATGCGAGAGTTATGAAGCTCCATTCCTAAGTAAGGATGGGAATGCGCTTTATTTTGGCTGTAAAATAAACAAGGGTTATAATATTTACATGTCGAACCGAACCGATGAAAATAGCTTCCTTAATTGGTCTTCGCCTTTGCCCTTGAACGATACTATTAACACCCCTGCATGGGAAAATTACTATAAGTTAAATGCTAAAGAGAGCTGGGCATACTATTGTTCTGCAGAAGGCGAGGGTGGAAAGTCTGAGATAATGCGTGTTAAAATCTACGAGGAATTCCCCTATGTTAAATTTTCTGGATTGGTTATGAACAAGTTTGACGAGAGCTTAATGCTTGCAGATACTAACTATACCATAAATGTTACTGGTGGTGAACCAAGTAAATTGACAATAGACAAAGCATCAGCATCATATGAGCTATTACTTCCATTTGGAAAAAAATATACAGTAGCCCCAGAATTACAAAATTGGGTTGGTGTTACCGATACTGTTGATCTTACATCGGTGAAGGAGTATGCTGAGATTAACAAAAATTTGTTCTTAGAGCCTATTCCTGTAGTAAGTATATCGGGTAAGGTAATTAATACTAGAACTGGAATACCTATAAATCCTGAAATGAAGTTCAAGGTTTTAGTTAATGGGCAGGAGAACGATTCCGTGAAATACGAGAAAGAAATTGCTAAATACAGAATGACCTTGCCTTTAGGTGAAAAGTATATACTTAAGTTACAACTTCCAAATTTTGTGGCAAAAGCCGATACCGTTGATGTTACATCTGCTAAGTACTTTACTGAAAAGCAGGTTGACTTCTATGCCACTTCGGTACCTTGGGTACTTGTAAAGGGTGTTGCTCTTGACAATGTAACCTTTACGCCAATCACTGGTACTAAAAATGCGAAGCTACTTATTAATGGAAAAGTTGCCGATAGTATTAACATAGATCCTGTAACAGGAGAGTTTAAGGTAAGGTTACCCTTTGGTAAAAAGTATAAAACTTCTGTTTCATCTTCAAATTATAAGCCACTTGAAAATGAGTTAGACTTGACAGGATATGTTGAGTATACCGAAGTAAAACATGAGGTCTTTGCCGAACGCAAAGATGCGAATATGGCAATTCTATCAGGTAAGATAATTAACCTGAAAACGGGTCAACCTCTTGATAGC containing:
- a CDS encoding peptidylprolyl isomerase, whose product is MATLERIRNRAGVLVSIVIGLALFAFILGDFLSSGGAFFNRSQMEIAEIAGNSISYEDFQAKVNENEYLQKLFSNQTSLNEQQMLKIREQVWQDLLRANILNDEYNKLGLSIHPDELFDMVQGRNIHPFIRQQFGDPQTGEVNKAFITNFLKNMDRDPKAKVYWLFLEKEIQKDRLFSKYLTLIRKGLGVTSLQANKAFNERVTKINFDYLVQTYQSVPDSVVEVTESDIKDYYEVHTNDYKQTASRDIEYVVFPISPSDEDVKDAEDWMKKAYEEFSTTTDPKQYVTLNSDSKFDSKYYKKSELPENISEWAFSNTVGSVSEIYRDGDSFKVNRIIEFKMLPDSVKARHILISPKGQTPDAKSAAKAKADSILNVLKRSGSWSKLAAKYSDDPGSKDKGGDLGWFPSGMMVPEFDHAAFNGALGELQLVETQFGYHILQVTRRGKEFNKVQIATLERKIVPSSVTTSKVYNQAAAFAGNNRTYDKFVSAADESNYVRRVANNLLPNDRNIAGLDQPRELIRWAYRAEKGDVSDVMQIGDSYIVAALTEVREEGIAPLKQVLTDVRFRALREKKAEYLINKTKEAMSGKADINALAQELGLAVASAENVSLSSLTVPNAGIEPAVIGVASVSEEGQLTGPVKGNNGVFVFTLTSKVKEEGDATMEKTRIANMYQSRAYYEVFEALKKNADIIDKRYNFY
- a CDS encoding DUF5723 family protein, which gives rise to MRRYIFIAILLVTTYIAKAQPEVTLPYMHNVFQASFVNPTIMPEHTFSTGFSVFGQAISNGFQPTNFMSYRTDTMYVNLNSLLGDMNDKNMIYLAQNADLFHIRAKVLSSYFWFAIRQNSSVTLQYPSDLFRVAIEGNQPFVGSSIDLSNLKSDISFYNEYTIGYLKDLPRWTFAGRISILQGLANLNFNPDVLKVEIDTAFAHTGVADARMRTAGLPHNADGDINFDGVDDQWALNKFSSFANKGFAISGGATFKYDERLNLSFSFYDLGFIKWKTDVQTYTLKGQSSFSGFDILSDLLAGNDFDVDSVIQDMEDDFTRDTISSSYTTWLNPKFNFTANYQLARRTMVGVTFAAFVNRRFYPSVSIGISQGVGRFFQVVGTASVYQRSIPNLGVGLVFKPGPFQFFVVADNLRPIAKPLSFTNANVRVGLNLVFGRVYQPQGLPYK
- a CDS encoding hemolysin family protein encodes the protein MGTQLVVVALAIIFSAFFSGVEIAFLSSNKLRFELERKHGRLTSRILDIFYRNKEQFIATMLVGNNITLVIYGIVTANILTPLLKGIEEFPTLLLLIQTLIATAVILLTGEFLPKSIFRQYSNSLMNFFAFPILLFYVIFYPISKFITWLSYWILRIAFRLKINRAHDNKIFGKVDLDHLVEQAASADEKSEEQELKIFQKALDFSEVRIRDCMIPRTDIEAVDINDTIDNLKKVFVETMYSRLPVYKDSIDNIIGYVNSKSLFLNPKSIKDHLIDIEFFPETMKANEALTHFIKGHKSIAVVVDEFGGTAGLVTIEDIIEEIFGEIDDEHDRNDLVEKKLSDTEYILSARVEVSHINEVYGLEIPESDEYETIAGFILHHHQSIPKPGDIVNIDMYEFKILKTNKTRIELVRLTINR
- the lptC gene encoding LPS export ABC transporter periplasmic protein LptC — protein: MLVVLTLVGTTALLVACKTNKEAVIYFSDIKKTPGVTVYNSEVTYTEQGRLLLKVLAPETIYYQFAEEPYTEFPKGITVYTYDKELNKESSLTANYAIYYEKKMLWQAKNNVIAKNRKGEELYTEELYWDQKKHIIYSDVNVKINGINGVVYGKGMIADENFENWEVKNPYSGEFEFEQ
- a CDS encoding OmpA family protein, whose product is MKRNHLNRIIIFLLVSACSFNLGAQTSFKPQKLGEAINSNFAEINPILHPDGKTLFFTRVNHPENHFGGVDSQDIWYTVLNEDGTWSKAKRLPNTVNIGRYNAIFGILEDGKTFIINGHFSENGKQWLDRGLSVIERLDDSTWSKPVPLMVRGLRRMNRGLTTTAYMTPDGKYLLLSFSKKAGGKNHKIYLSEKTDNGYSKPQKLKIGVGKKCESYEAPFLSKDGNALYFGCKINKGYNIYMSNRTDENSFLNWSSPLPLNDTINTPAWENYYKLNAKESWAYYCSAEGEGGKSEIMRVKIYEEFPYVKFSGLVMNKFDESLMLADTNYTINVTGGEPSKLTIDKASASYELLLPFGKKYTVAPELQNWVGVTDTVDLTSVKEYAEINKNLFLEPIPVVSISGKVINTRTGIPINPEMKFKVLVNGQENDSVKYEKEIAKYRMTLPLGEKYILKLQLPNFVAKADTVDVTSAKYFTEKQVDFYATSVPWVLVKGVALDNVTFTPITGTKNAKLLINGKVADSINIDPVTGEFKVRLPFGKKYKTSVSSSNYKPLENELDLTGYVEYTEVKHEVFAERKDANMAILSGKIINLKTGQPLDSNIPVKLKVNGTETRGFKYDSTKASYTLKLPVGATYDILPSVKNFYNKYEQVDLRRVRKGSRIARNFYVTPIEVGQTVNIDFIYFDTGKSTLKPQSFRSLNALVEFLNEYPNVIVEIGGHTDNTGSLALNMRLSKARAEAVAEYLISMGIPRERITSKGYGPSKPKASNRTSRGRAQNRRVEFTIVGI